The genomic DNA GGCGGCTGGGTCTTGGTGCTGACAAAGCGGACCATGGCGAAGAACGGGTCCATCGCCGCAAAACTTACGTTGATGGCGTTGGCGCCATGCGCGCTGGGGTCCTTCGCGCCAATGCGCCAGTTGGTGAACAGCGTGTTCCACTCGACCACGTCGAAGTCGACGTCGATGAAGCACGCCTTCAGGTTCTGCTGCACATACTCGTTCATCGGCAGCGGCTGCATCTGGCCGGAGCCCGAGGCCGAGACCTGCACCTTCACCTTCATCGGCTTGGCGGCCGAGTAACCGGCTTCCTGCATCAGCTTGCGCGCGGCGTTGGCGTCGTACTTGATATCGAACGTCGGGTTGCCCCACCACGGGTTGCCCTTCTCGACAATGCCCTTGGACTCGGCCATGTAGCCACCCAGCAAGGTCTTCAGGCCCTCGCGGTTCACGCACAGGTTGGCTGCCTGGCGCACGCGCTTGTCGAGCCAGGGAGATCCCGGCGCGAATGACAACTGCCACGGCCACATATGCGGCTGGGCATTGGCGTAGACCTCAAAGCCGCGGCTCTTGATCTGCGCCACGGCATCCGGGGCCGGTGCCTCGATCCAGTCGACCTGGCCTGACAGCAGCGCAGCGGTGCGGGCGTTGGCCTCGGGCATCGGCTGCATCACCACCTTGTCGATCTTGGGCACGCGCTTGGCGTCCCAGTACTGCGCGTTCTTCACCATCTCCAGCCGCTCGCGCGGCACGAAGCGGCTCATCTTGAAGGGGCCGGTGCCCGAGGCATCCGCGGCAAAGGCCACCCAGGCTTGCTTGGAGCGCTCGGCGGCATCGGTCACCGAGGCCGGCACGGCGGCCAGCTTCTTGTCCCATTGCGTGGGCGACGCCATGAACAGGTTGCTCAGGTTGTACGGCAGGAAGGAGTCCGGCTCCGACGTGACGAGTTCCACGGTCAGGTCGTCGATCTTCCTGGCCGAGCGCAGTGTCGGCATGCGCGAGGCGGTCACGCCTACCTGGCTGGGATCGAACTGCCGGGCGGTCTTGTCCAGCACCTTGCCCACGTTCCACACCACGGCATCGGCGTTGAACGGCGAGCCGTCATGGAACTTCACGCCCGGACGCAGCTTGAAGATCCACTTGGTCTTGTCCTTGGCATCGACCTTCCATTCCGTGGCCAGGTCCGCAATCAGCAGGCTGGGGCCGTTGCCCTTGGACAGGTCCCACTGGGTCAGCCCGTCATACATCGGGATGCCGGTGAAGCGGTTGCCTTCGAAGCCCTGGTCGGGCTGGCCCAGCGTGCGCGGGATGTCGGCGGCGGTCATGCCGATGCGCAGCACCTTCTCTGCCATCGCGGTACCCGGCAAGGCGAGGATCGAGACGGCGGTGATCGCGGCAGCGGCGGCGATGGACTTCAGGCCGGGTTTCACGCTTCTTACGGAGTCGGAAGAGAAAACGGTCACGGGCAAAGCTCCTGGGTGGGGGAAGGGGAGACGAGACCAGTTAAGCAAGTCATGTGCCAGTGGTCGTCCGCGCATGTCGGCCCGCGAGCGTCCTCTCCATGGCCTGCTTTTTGCTGACTTCCCCGTCTGACTCCCAACCAACCGGCTTCCCGACATGGACCAGCAACACCTTCCCCGCATCAACGCAGCACGCCTGTGGCAATCGCTGATGGACCTCGCGCAGATCGGCGCCACGCCCAAGGGCGGCGTGTGCCGCATCGCGCTGACCGAGCTGGACCGCCAGGGCCGCGACCTGGTGGTCGGCTGGTGCCGCGAGGCCGGGCTCGAGGTGCGCACCGACGAGGTGGGCAACGTATTCGCGCGCCGCGCCGGCAGCGATCCCACTGCGGCGGCGGTGGCCACCGGCAGCCATATCGACACCCAGCCCTCGGGCGGCAAGTTCGACGGCAACTTCGGCGTGCTTGCGGGCCTGGAGGTCATGCGCACGCTCAACGACCTGGGCATCGTCACCCGCGCGCCGCTGGAACTGGCGTTCTGGACCAACGAGGAGGGCACCCGCTTTACGCCGGTGATGATGGGCTCGGGCGCCTTTGCCGGCGTGTTCGAGGCGGAGTTCATTCGCGCCCAGCGCGACCTGGACGGCATCAGCGTGGGCGAGGCACTGGCGCAGATCGGCTACCGCGGCGAGCAGCCCGTGGGCGAAGTGCCGGGCGGCATGTTCGCGGCCTATTTCGAGGCGCACATCGAGCAGGGGCCGGTGCTGGAAGCCGCCGGGCTGCCGATCGGCGTGGTCTCCGGCGCGCTCGGCCAGCAATGGTATGACGTGACCGTGACCGGCATGGACGCCCACGCCGGCCCCACGCCGCTGGCGCTGCGCCACGACGCCATGCTGGCGGCGGCACGCATGATCGACGAGGTCAACCGCATCGCCGTGGCCGAGACCCCGCACGGGCGCGGCACGGTGGGCTATGTGCAG from Cupriavidus sp. D39 includes the following:
- a CDS encoding ABC transporter substrate-binding protein, whose translation is MAEKVLRIGMTAADIPRTLGQPDQGFEGNRFTGIPMYDGLTQWDLSKGNGPSLLIADLATEWKVDAKDKTKWIFKLRPGVKFHDGSPFNADAVVWNVGKVLDKTARQFDPSQVGVTASRMPTLRSARKIDDLTVELVTSEPDSFLPYNLSNLFMASPTQWDKKLAAVPASVTDAAERSKQAWVAFAADASGTGPFKMSRFVPRERLEMVKNAQYWDAKRVPKIDKVVMQPMPEANARTAALLSGQVDWIEAPAPDAVAQIKSRGFEVYANAQPHMWPWQLSFAPGSPWLDKRVRQAANLCVNREGLKTLLGGYMAESKGIVEKGNPWWGNPTFDIKYDANAARKLMQEAGYSAAKPMKVKVQVSASGSGQMQPLPMNEYVQQNLKACFIDVDFDVVEWNTLFTNWRIGAKDPSAHGANAINVSFAAMDPFFAMVRFVSTKTQPPVSNNWGYFGNAEFDKLIETARTSFDEKARDTALAKLHARIVEEAPFVLIAHDVGPRAISKKVKGVVQPQSWFIDIATMSMD
- a CDS encoding Zn-dependent hydrolase produces the protein MDQQHLPRINAARLWQSLMDLAQIGATPKGGVCRIALTELDRQGRDLVVGWCREAGLEVRTDEVGNVFARRAGSDPTAAAVATGSHIDTQPSGGKFDGNFGVLAGLEVMRTLNDLGIVTRAPLELAFWTNEEGTRFTPVMMGSGAFAGVFEAEFIRAQRDLDGISVGEALAQIGYRGEQPVGEVPGGMFAAYFEAHIEQGPVLEAAGLPIGVVSGALGQQWYDVTVTGMDAHAGPTPLALRHDAMLAAARMIDEVNRIAVAETPHGRGTVGYVQVTPNSRNVIPGRVDFSVDLRNLSQAGLDRMDAAMRTSFAKIAERGAVEVAISQVVKFEPCVFAPACVDSVRRAAAALGLPHMDVVSGAGHDAVYVAQRAPTGMIFVPCKDGISHNELEDALPEHIEAGANVLLQAMLEHAR